The following proteins are encoded in a genomic region of Pseudomonas sp. Os17:
- the ccoN gene encoding cytochrome-c oxidase, cbb3-type subunit I yields the protein MNSATIGQAYNYKVVRQFVVATVVWGVIGMAMGVWIASQLVWPEMNLDLPWSTFGRLRPLHTSLVIFGFAGSAQFAASYYAVQRTCQVRLYSDTLAAFTFWGWQSVIVIMLITLPLGYTTTKEYAEIEFAGAVWMAVVWVAYAIVFFTTVVRRKSQHIYVGNWFFGAFILVIAMLHVVNHLSIPVDWFKSYPVYSGATDAMVQWWYGHNAVGFFLTTGFLGMMYYFVPKQVGRPVYSYRLSIVHFWALITLYIWAGPHHLHYTALPDWAQSLGMAMSLILLAPSWGGMINGMMTLSGAWHKLRTDPILRFLVLSLAFYGMSTFEGPMMAIKTVNALSHYTDWTIGHVHAGALGWVAMITFGAIYHMVPKVFGREQMYSVPLINLHFWLATIGTVLYIASMWVNGITQGLMWRAVNEDGTLTYSFVEALVASHPGFVVRFAGGVFFLSGMLLMAYNTWRTVRVSDEKLALSDAQIA from the coding sequence ATGAACTCAGCAACAATCGGACAGGCCTACAACTACAAGGTGGTTCGCCAATTCGTCGTCGCAACCGTGGTATGGGGCGTGATCGGCATGGCCATGGGGGTGTGGATCGCCTCGCAACTGGTATGGCCGGAGATGAACCTCGATCTGCCCTGGAGCACCTTCGGCCGCCTGCGGCCGCTGCACACCAGCCTGGTGATCTTCGGTTTCGCCGGCAGCGCCCAGTTCGCCGCCAGCTACTACGCGGTACAGCGCACCTGCCAGGTACGGCTGTACTCCGACACCCTGGCCGCCTTCACCTTCTGGGGCTGGCAGTCGGTGATCGTGATCATGCTGATCACCCTGCCCCTGGGCTACACCACCACCAAGGAATACGCCGAGATCGAATTCGCCGGCGCGGTGTGGATGGCGGTGGTCTGGGTGGCCTACGCGATCGTCTTCTTCACCACCGTGGTGCGGCGCAAGAGCCAGCACATCTATGTCGGCAACTGGTTCTTCGGTGCCTTCATCCTGGTGATCGCCATGCTCCACGTGGTCAACCACCTGTCGATCCCGGTGGACTGGTTCAAGTCCTACCCGGTGTATTCCGGGGCCACCGACGCCATGGTGCAGTGGTGGTACGGCCACAACGCCGTGGGCTTCTTCCTGACCACCGGCTTTCTCGGGATGATGTACTACTTCGTGCCCAAGCAAGTCGGACGCCCGGTGTACTCCTATCGCCTGTCCATCGTGCACTTCTGGGCGCTGATCACCCTGTACATCTGGGCCGGCCCGCACCACCTGCACTACACCGCCCTGCCGGACTGGGCCCAGTCCCTGGGCATGGCCATGTCGCTGATCCTCCTGGCCCCGAGCTGGGGCGGCATGATCAACGGCATGATGACCCTGTCGGGCGCCTGGCATAAGTTGCGCACCGACCCGATCCTGCGCTTTCTGGTGCTGTCCCTGGCGTTCTACGGCATGTCGACCTTCGAAGGCCCGATGATGGCGATCAAGACCGTCAACGCCCTCTCGCACTACACCGACTGGACCATCGGCCACGTGCACGCCGGGGCCCTGGGCTGGGTGGCCATGATCACCTTCGGCGCGATCTACCACATGGTGCCCAAGGTCTTCGGCCGCGAGCAGATGTACAGCGTGCCGCTGATCAACCTGCACTTCTGGCTCGCCACCATCGGCACCGTGCTGTACATCGCCTCGATGTGGGTCAACGGCATTACCCAGGGCCTGATGTGGCGCGCGGTGAACGAAGACGGCACTCTCACCTACTCCTTCGTCGAGGCCCTGGTGGCCAGCCATCCGGGGTTCGTGGTGCGTTTCGCCGGTGGCGTGTTCTTCCTCAGCGGCATGTTGCTGATGGCCTACAACACCTGGCGCACCGTGCGCGTCTCCGATGAAAAGCTGGCCCTGAGCGACGCGCAGATCGCCTGA
- a CDS encoding DUF934 domain-containing protein: MNNLLRLHEGEAQLVEDDAWSLVREVDGALPEGPLILPLALWLIRRIEHHPARDGVWIGPDDEVESLKPWLKLIPLIAVDFPSFRDGRGYSQAYLLRTRLGWMGELRAVGDVLRDQLSHMRQCGFDSFAVREDKCAQDALKGLAGMSVLYGRSVIEPRPLFRRR; this comes from the coding sequence ATGAACAACCTGCTGCGTCTGCATGAAGGTGAAGCCCAGTTGGTGGAGGACGATGCCTGGAGCCTGGTGCGCGAAGTCGACGGGGCGCTGCCCGAGGGGCCGCTGATCCTGCCCCTGGCGCTGTGGCTGATCCGCCGCATCGAGCATCACCCGGCCCGGGACGGGGTGTGGATCGGTCCGGACGACGAGGTGGAGAGCCTCAAGCCCTGGCTCAAGCTGATTCCGCTGATCGCCGTGGACTTCCCCAGCTTTCGTGATGGCCGGGGCTACAGCCAGGCTTACCTGCTGCGCACCCGCCTGGGCTGGATGGGCGAATTGCGTGCTGTCGGTGACGTGCTGCGCGACCAGCTCAGCCACATGCGCCAATGCGGCTTCGACAGCTTTGCCGTGCGCGAAGACAAATGCGCCCAGGACGCCCTCAAGGGCCTGGCGGGCATGAGCGTGCTCTACGGTCGCTCGGTGATCGAACCGCGCCCATTGTTCCGCCGCCGCTGA
- a CDS encoding DUF3829 domain-containing protein, whose protein sequence is MSQRPLLIFGCALIFGLFALLGAGSPIARFELWLAGLDSRASAEAAARAPLIDCVNQYDMPWRLGYYTYGAQSAWRMAFDDLLNNARDFADSAKTNMDTLPARECEPRMLYRLRLLQPDAPLIDLAERYIDALHQANLARRAHSSAMPGAYMPAEEDPATVARLQPGFDRYLQASAELRAALASADIGARREQQRLLEQRLGRDIHWYLLDYMIQARLTVEQLSQGVREKTLTPVQLAKASQDLQQAWDAGQPLRNRPQNGRSQPAYYLWSQITRPALHYQQALRTLHEDWQERVAPERLSEDYHAVVRAYDSLLSYYNKQAQVDY, encoded by the coding sequence ATGAGCCAACGCCCGTTGCTGATCTTCGGTTGTGCGCTGATCTTCGGCTTGTTTGCCCTCCTGGGAGCCGGCTCGCCAATCGCCCGCTTCGAACTCTGGCTGGCGGGCCTGGACAGCCGCGCCAGCGCCGAGGCCGCAGCCCGGGCGCCACTGATCGACTGCGTCAACCAGTACGACATGCCGTGGCGCCTGGGCTACTACACCTACGGCGCTCAATCGGCCTGGCGCATGGCGTTCGACGACCTGCTGAACAATGCCCGGGACTTTGCCGACAGCGCGAAAACCAACATGGACACCCTGCCCGCGCGCGAATGCGAGCCGCGCATGCTCTATCGCCTGCGCCTCCTGCAGCCCGATGCGCCGCTGATCGACCTGGCCGAGCGCTACATCGATGCGCTGCACCAGGCCAACCTGGCCCGTCGCGCCCATTCCAGCGCGATGCCCGGCGCCTACATGCCGGCCGAGGAAGATCCGGCCACCGTGGCCCGACTCCAGCCCGGGTTCGACCGCTACCTGCAAGCCTCCGCCGAACTGCGCGCCGCCCTGGCCAGCGCAGACATCGGCGCCCGACGCGAACAACAGCGGCTGCTTGAACAGCGCCTGGGGCGGGACATCCATTGGTACCTCCTGGACTACATGATCCAGGCGCGGCTCACGGTGGAGCAGCTCAGTCAGGGCGTGCGCGAGAAAACCCTGACCCCGGTGCAGTTGGCCAAGGCCAGCCAGGATCTGCAGCAGGCCTGGGATGCCGGGCAACCCCTGCGCAACCGACCGCAGAACGGCCGCAGCCAGCCAGCCTATTACCTGTGGAGCCAGATCACCCGGCCGGCCCTGCACTACCAGCAGGCCTTGCGCACTTTGCACGAAGACTGGCAGGAGCGGGTCGCGCCCGAGCGCCTGAGCGAGGACTATCACGCCGTGGTGCGGGCCTACGACTCGCTGCTCAGCTACTACAACAAGCAGGCCCAGGTGGATTACTGA
- the tpx gene encoding thiol peroxidase encodes MAQVTLKGNPVQVNGQLPQVGSKAPAFTLVGAGLADVSLSSLAGKRKVLNIFPSVDTPTCATSVRKFNAQANDLANTVVLCISADLPFAQARFCGAEGLENVQNLSTLRGREFIENYGVAIADGPLAGLTARAVVVLDENDTVLHSELVKEIAEEPNYDAALAVLK; translated from the coding sequence ATGGCTCAAGTCACTCTCAAAGGCAATCCGGTGCAGGTTAATGGCCAACTGCCGCAAGTCGGTTCCAAAGCGCCTGCCTTCACCCTGGTGGGCGCCGGCCTGGCCGACGTTTCCCTGAGCAGCCTTGCCGGCAAGCGCAAGGTGCTGAACATCTTCCCAAGCGTCGACACCCCGACCTGCGCCACGTCGGTGCGCAAGTTCAACGCCCAGGCCAACGATCTGGCCAACACCGTGGTGCTGTGCATCTCCGCCGACCTGCCATTCGCCCAGGCGCGCTTCTGCGGTGCCGAAGGCCTGGAAAACGTGCAGAACCTGTCGACCCTGCGCGGCCGCGAGTTCATCGAGAACTACGGCGTGGCCATCGCCGACGGCCCGCTGGCTGGCCTGACCGCCCGCGCCGTGGTGGTGCTGGATGAAAACGACACCGTGCTGCACAGCGAGCTGGTCAAGGAAATCGCCGAAGAGCCGAACTACGACGCGGCCCTGGCTGTGCTCAAGTAA
- a CDS encoding SRPBCC family protein, whose translation MPVVERTTFLPGRSPAQVLDFCLEGANFPKIFPERVTPLGGIDINDLRISVGRQFSFLHWMFGVIPAKWTVVIREVSDRHFVDEMLKGPLRAFRHEHRVEAAEGGTLYTDRVTYRAIGGAPLERLVVNAYMARIFDARHRNMLRLLG comes from the coding sequence ATGCCTGTAGTGGAGCGCACGACTTTTCTGCCGGGCCGCAGCCCGGCCCAGGTCTTGGATTTCTGCCTCGAAGGGGCCAACTTTCCCAAGATCTTTCCCGAGCGCGTGACCCCCTTGGGGGGCATCGACATCAATGACCTGCGCATCAGTGTCGGACGCCAGTTCAGCTTCCTGCACTGGATGTTCGGTGTCATACCGGCGAAATGGACGGTGGTTATACGTGAGGTCAGCGATCGGCATTTTGTCGACGAGATGCTCAAGGGGCCGCTGCGTGCCTTTCGTCACGAACATCGGGTCGAGGCCGCCGAAGGGGGCACCCTGTACACCGACCGCGTGACTTATCGGGCCATCGGTGGCGCACCTTTGGAACGCTTGGTGGTCAACGCCTACATGGCGCGGATTTTCGATGCCCGGCACCGCAACATGTTGCGCTTGCTGGGGTGA
- a CDS encoding nitrite/sulfite reductase has protein sequence MYQYDEYDRALVFERVAQFRDQVERFMGGQLSEEEFLPLRLQNGLYMQKHAFMLRVAIPYGTLSARQMRTLASIARDFDRGYGHFTTRQNLQFNWIELAQVPDILQRLAEVEMHAIQTSGNCVRNITTEAFAGVAADEYLDPRPLAEILRQWSTINPEFLFLPRKFKIAICSAKQDRAAIMMHDIGLYLYRDRSGQMLLRVIVGGGLGRTPILGLQIRDGLPWQHLLSYVEAVLRVYNRHGRRDNKYKARIKILVKALGIEAFAKEVEEEWQHLKDGPAQLTDEEYQRVASAFVPPIYEHLADTDLDYGSHLAESPAFARWVARNVHPHKVPGYTCVVLSTKPGPASPPGDVTAQQMEAVADWSEDYGFGEIRIAHEQNIVLPDVPKSRLYELWQRACEHGLGTANVGLLTDIIACPGGDFCALANARSLPITLAIQQRFDDLDYLHDLGDISLNISGCMNACGHHHIGNIGILGVDKNGSEWFQVTLGGAKGTDSALGKVIGPSFSAEEIPEVIERIIATFVRYRESDEPFVDTLQRIGLEPFKERVYPKAAEALA, from the coding sequence ATGTATCAGTACGACGAATATGACCGGGCCCTGGTCTTTGAGCGGGTGGCACAGTTTCGTGATCAGGTCGAGCGCTTCATGGGTGGCCAGCTCAGTGAAGAGGAGTTCCTACCTCTGCGCCTGCAGAACGGTCTCTATATGCAGAAGCATGCGTTCATGCTGCGGGTGGCGATTCCCTACGGCACCCTGAGCGCCCGGCAGATGCGCACCCTGGCCAGCATCGCCCGGGACTTCGACCGCGGCTACGGCCACTTCACCACCCGGCAGAACCTGCAGTTCAACTGGATCGAGCTGGCCCAGGTGCCGGACATCCTGCAGCGTCTGGCCGAGGTGGAGATGCACGCCATCCAGACCTCCGGCAACTGCGTGCGCAACATCACCACCGAGGCTTTCGCCGGGGTCGCCGCCGATGAATACCTCGACCCGCGCCCGCTGGCGGAGATCCTTCGGCAGTGGTCCACCATCAACCCGGAATTCCTGTTCCTGCCGCGCAAGTTCAAGATCGCCATCTGCTCGGCCAAGCAGGACCGGGCGGCGATCATGATGCACGACATCGGTCTGTACCTGTACCGCGACCGCAGTGGCCAGATGCTGCTGCGGGTGATCGTCGGTGGCGGCCTGGGGCGCACCCCGATCCTGGGCCTGCAGATCCGCGACGGCTTGCCCTGGCAGCACCTGCTGTCCTATGTCGAGGCGGTGCTGCGGGTCTACAACCGCCACGGCCGGCGCGACAACAAGTACAAGGCGCGGATCAAGATCCTGGTCAAGGCCCTGGGCATCGAGGCCTTCGCCAAGGAAGTGGAAGAGGAGTGGCAGCACCTCAAGGACGGTCCGGCGCAGCTCACCGACGAGGAGTACCAGCGGGTGGCCAGCGCCTTTGTGCCGCCGATCTACGAGCACCTGGCGGACACCGACCTGGACTACGGCAGTCACCTGGCCGAGTCCCCGGCCTTCGCCCGCTGGGTGGCGCGCAATGTGCACCCGCACAAGGTGCCGGGCTACACCTGCGTGGTGCTGTCGACCAAGCCGGGCCCGGCGTCGCCGCCCGGGGATGTCACCGCCCAGCAGATGGAGGCGGTGGCCGATTGGTCCGAGGACTACGGTTTCGGTGAGATCCGCATTGCCCACGAACAGAACATCGTCCTGCCGGATGTGCCCAAGTCGCGGCTGTACGAGCTCTGGCAGCGGGCCTGCGAGCACGGCCTGGGCACCGCCAACGTCGGCCTGCTGACCGATATCATCGCCTGCCCGGGCGGCGACTTCTGCGCCCTGGCCAACGCCCGGTCGCTGCCGATTACCCTGGCCATCCAGCAGCGTTTCGACGACCTGGACTACCTCCACGACCTGGGGGACATCAGCCTGAACATCTCCGGCTGCATGAACGCCTGCGGTCACCACCACATCGGCAACATCGGCATCCTCGGGGTCGACAAGAACGGCAGCGAGTGGTTCCAGGTCACCCTGGGCGGGGCCAAGGGCACGGACAGCGCCCTGGGCAAGGTGATCGGCCCGTCCTTCAGCGCCGAGGAAATTCCCGAGGTGATCGAGCGCATCATCGCCACCTTCGTGCGTTACCGCGAAAGCGACGAGCCCTTCGTCGATACCCTGCAGCGCATCGGCCTGGAGCCGTTCAAGGAGCGGGTCTATCCCAAGGCTGCGGAGGCACTGGCATGA
- a CDS encoding J domain-containing protein translates to MSCWTLLGLPVTADTRTIKRHYAKLLKQTRPDEDPQGFQRLREAYEQALAHKDWEQNQPLESDTDHSPAASEPVLSALSPVQRVAVLLKELHVEQLDQRYRQAQEQDCAHEFELALLRHCVEHPAQAEAVLHWGFEHLRWMSAWQRLDLPEYLVLELQQQLYQQVQAPLAAALQARDETAFLQAYAQRSAHPWLLHLQHRQWFNHWLAQLLADSPYWSVAIFQALCAGQGWRSAADNNCPEVFWPRLLKRHQAPLFLACQQQLASEPPMTPQHRAARLLLAPLGFSQRRSWARHLGSQDWQACHKLAASLAADYPDIAAGMPAGNPYFWRDWEHAIDSWPMLLGVVLACLAGAVAQYSGQDASPWEIVGVTLVWSLCFCAAGEGLQRLWQPLSQRLLQWDERLSRCLPWRHAPYHSMQLIRDLLPVALLGGLLGAVIHPLATPAYLGVQLLVALARQRRIDPLSAWQRINPWPRRLLLGTALILLVAAIATLKWFDERHTAGRYQGLQPWTERLCARMPAQVAECAAPATEAQWYPKEARP, encoded by the coding sequence ATGAGTTGCTGGACCCTACTCGGCCTGCCGGTCACCGCGGATACCCGCACCATCAAGCGCCACTACGCCAAGCTGCTGAAACAGACCCGCCCGGATGAAGATCCGCAAGGTTTCCAGCGCTTGCGCGAGGCCTATGAACAAGCCCTGGCCCACAAGGACTGGGAGCAGAACCAGCCCCTGGAAAGCGACACCGACCACAGCCCGGCCGCCAGCGAGCCGGTGCTGTCGGCGCTGTCGCCGGTGCAGCGGGTGGCCGTCCTGCTCAAGGAACTGCACGTCGAGCAGCTCGATCAGCGCTATCGGCAGGCCCAGGAACAGGACTGCGCCCATGAGTTCGAACTGGCCCTGCTGCGCCATTGCGTCGAACACCCGGCCCAGGCCGAGGCGGTCCTGCACTGGGGCTTCGAGCATCTGCGCTGGATGAGCGCCTGGCAGCGCCTGGACCTGCCGGAATACCTGGTGCTGGAGCTGCAGCAACAGCTGTATCAACAGGTTCAGGCGCCGCTGGCCGCGGCACTGCAGGCCAGGGATGAAACGGCGTTCCTGCAGGCCTACGCCCAGCGCTCGGCGCACCCCTGGCTGCTGCACCTGCAACATCGCCAATGGTTCAACCACTGGCTGGCGCAATTGCTGGCGGACAGTCCCTATTGGTCGGTGGCGATCTTCCAGGCGCTGTGCGCCGGCCAGGGTTGGCGATCCGCCGCCGACAACAACTGCCCGGAGGTGTTCTGGCCGCGCCTGCTCAAACGCCATCAGGCCCCGCTGTTCCTGGCCTGCCAGCAACAACTGGCCAGCGAACCGCCCATGACCCCGCAACACCGCGCCGCACGCCTGTTGCTGGCGCCCCTGGGCTTCAGCCAGCGCCGTTCCTGGGCCCGGCACCTGGGCAGCCAGGACTGGCAGGCCTGCCACAAGCTGGCGGCAAGTCTGGCCGCCGACTACCCGGACATCGCCGCCGGCATGCCGGCCGGCAATCCCTACTTCTGGCGTGACTGGGAGCACGCCATCGACAGCTGGCCGATGCTGCTGGGCGTGGTCCTGGCTTGCCTGGCCGGCGCCGTGGCCCAGTACAGCGGACAAGACGCCAGCCCCTGGGAGATCGTCGGGGTGACGCTGGTCTGGTCCTTGTGCTTCTGCGCCGCGGGCGAAGGGCTGCAGCGGCTCTGGCAGCCCCTGAGCCAGCGCCTGCTGCAGTGGGACGAACGCCTCAGCCGGTGCCTGCCGTGGCGCCATGCGCCCTATCACTCCATGCAACTGATCCGCGACCTGTTGCCCGTCGCGCTGCTCGGCGGCCTGCTGGGCGCGGTGATCCACCCGCTGGCCACCCCGGCCTATCTCGGGGTCCAGTTGCTGGTCGCCCTGGCCCGCCAACGCCGGATCGACCCGCTGAGCGCCTGGCAACGCATCAACCCCTGGCCACGCCGCCTGCTGCTGGGCACGGCGCTGATCCTGCTGGTGGCCGCCATCGCCACCCTCAAATGGTTCGACGAGCGCCACACCGCCGGGCGCTATCAGGGCCTGCAGCCATGGACCGAACGCCTGTGCGCGCGCATGCCGGCCCAGGTCGCCGAGTGCGCGGCGCCCGCCACCGAAGCCCAGTGGTATCCCAAGGAGGCCCGGCCATGA
- a CDS encoding MdtA/MuxA family multidrug efflux RND transporter periplasmic adaptor subunit yields MVDHSMQSSAPRNSRRWLFGLFVLLLVAGLCWKFWPAGSAPKEGAQAKAAAGHTGRSGSLRPGFGGASGPIPVRVAPVTQGDFAVYFKALGTVTALNTINVRSRVAGELVKVNFEEGQMVKAGDLLAQIDPRPYQNALLQAEGTLLQNQAQLKNAQVDLERYRGLYAQDSIAKQTLDTAAALVGQYQGTVKTNQAAVNDAKLNLEFTNIRAPIAGRVGLRQLDVGNLVSANDTTALVIITQTQPISVAFTLPENSLDTVLKRYHSGAKLPVEAWDRGDVKLQASGVLQSLDNQIDTTTGTLKFKARFDNRDQGLFPNQFVNVRLLADTLKNVVLAPSAAIQFGTNGTFVYALDGDNKVKIRQLQVGDSNGESTVIKDGLKAGDRVVMEGTDRLKDGSEVEVVNDSSAVPTTPTEHLQGKPAGAPAADGKSADGKAQKVGA; encoded by the coding sequence ATGGTTGATCACTCCATGCAATCCTCTGCTCCCCGCAACTCTCGTCGCTGGCTGTTCGGCCTGTTTGTCCTGCTGCTGGTGGCCGGCCTGTGCTGGAAATTCTGGCCCGCCGGCAGCGCCCCCAAAGAGGGTGCACAGGCGAAGGCCGCGGCCGGGCATACCGGACGCAGCGGCAGCCTGCGCCCCGGTTTCGGCGGTGCCAGCGGGCCGATCCCGGTGCGCGTGGCGCCGGTGACCCAGGGTGATTTCGCGGTGTACTTCAAGGCCCTGGGCACGGTGACCGCGTTGAACACCATCAATGTGCGCAGCCGGGTGGCGGGGGAACTGGTCAAGGTCAACTTCGAGGAAGGGCAGATGGTCAAGGCCGGCGACCTGCTGGCGCAGATCGATCCGCGTCCCTACCAGAACGCCTTGCTCCAGGCCGAAGGCACCTTGCTGCAGAACCAGGCCCAGCTGAAGAACGCCCAGGTCGACCTTGAGCGCTACCGCGGCCTGTATGCCCAGGACAGCATCGCCAAGCAGACCCTGGACACCGCCGCGGCGCTGGTGGGCCAGTACCAGGGCACGGTCAAGACCAATCAGGCGGCGGTCAACGACGCCAAGCTCAACCTCGAATTCACCAATATCCGCGCACCGATCGCCGGACGCGTGGGCCTGCGCCAGCTGGACGTGGGCAACCTGGTGTCGGCCAACGACACCACGGCGCTGGTGATCATCACCCAGACCCAGCCGATCAGCGTGGCCTTCACCCTGCCGGAGAACAGCCTGGACACCGTGCTCAAGCGCTACCACAGCGGCGCCAAGCTGCCGGTGGAAGCCTGGGACCGGGGCGATGTGAAGCTGCAGGCCAGCGGCGTGCTGCAAAGCCTGGACAACCAGATCGACACCACCACCGGCACCCTGAAGTTCAAGGCTCGCTTCGATAACCGCGACCAGGGCCTGTTCCCCAACCAGTTCGTCAATGTGCGGCTGCTGGCCGACACCCTGAAGAACGTGGTGCTGGCGCCTTCGGCGGCGATCCAGTTCGGCACCAACGGGACCTTCGTCTACGCCCTGGATGGCGACAACAAGGTGAAGATCCGTCAGTTGCAGGTAGGCGACAGCAACGGCGAGTCGACGGTGATCAAGGACGGCCTCAAGGCCGGCGATCGCGTGGTGATGGAAGGCACCGACCGCCTCAAGGACGGCAGCGAGGTGGAAGTGGTCAACGACAGCTCGGCCGTGCCCACCACCCCCACCGAACACCTGCAGGGCAAGCCCGCCGGTGCGCCGGCCGCGGATGGCAAGTCGGCTGATGGCAAGGCGCAAAAGGTCGGCGCATGA
- a CDS encoding helix-turn-helix domain-containing protein: protein MPEVLEHRLLDGRLLLQLLPAAAYSARDPVQWQTLGVTLERQRGVHAIDSDRREDFDTWPGTLALTPKGVEVFSESACGGEYLLARWQEQTPLIPGERRLQSSGHAQALALGREARRLLLAPVIDELALEHCALAFVGLSQSRHIATAPLPRLGQVLEQMADQYAQPLSLAQLALTYGHNELRLLRDFRRAVGMTPHAWITEVRLQAARRLLERTDLPLAAIAHDSGFAHQSHLGSALRKSLGLTPRQYRLRFHSCLPAPVRYPSRGQ, encoded by the coding sequence ATGCCCGAGGTGCTCGAACATCGCCTGCTGGACGGTCGCTTGCTGCTGCAACTGCTGCCGGCCGCGGCCTACAGCGCTCGTGATCCGGTGCAGTGGCAGACTCTGGGGGTGACCCTGGAGCGCCAGCGCGGGGTGCATGCCATCGACTCCGACCGGCGCGAGGATTTCGACACCTGGCCCGGCACCCTGGCCTTGACGCCCAAGGGCGTGGAAGTGTTCTCCGAATCTGCCTGTGGCGGTGAATACCTGCTGGCGCGCTGGCAGGAGCAGACGCCGCTGATCCCCGGCGAGCGCCGTCTGCAGAGTTCGGGGCATGCCCAGGCTCTGGCCCTGGGGCGTGAAGCCCGGCGCCTGCTGTTGGCGCCTGTCATCGATGAGTTGGCCCTGGAGCACTGTGCCCTGGCCTTTGTCGGTCTGTCCCAGTCCCGCCACATTGCCACGGCGCCGTTACCACGGCTGGGGCAGGTGCTGGAGCAGATGGCCGATCAGTACGCCCAGCCCTTGTCCCTGGCGCAATTGGCACTCACTTACGGTCACAACGAACTGCGACTGCTGCGGGACTTTCGCCGCGCCGTCGGCATGACGCCCCATGCCTGGATCACCGAGGTGCGGCTGCAGGCAGCCCGGCGCTTGCTGGAGCGCACGGACCTGCCGCTGGCGGCCATTGCCCACGACAGCGGCTTTGCCCACCAATCGCACCTGGGCAGCGCCTTGCGCAAAAGCCTCGGCCTGACCCCGCGCCAGTACCGGCTGCGTTTTCACTCGTGTCTCCCTGCACCTGTCCGGTATCCCAGCCGCGGGCAGTAA
- a CDS encoding type 1 glutamine amidotransferase domain-containing protein, translated as MSKKILVVLTSVAKYPNLNRATGLWLGEAVHFVKKVQAAGFEVDYVSPKGGYVPIDPHSLAMADDTDWQWYQDSAFMSRLGATLQPSQVQARDYVAIYYAGGHGVLWDFPDNPELQALSRDIYEQGGYVSSVCHGAVGLLNIRLSDGSLLIAGKQVTGFSNEEEKLAELDAYVPYLTETELLKRGALYQKAAEPWAPFAVQDQRVISGQNPASGGPVADLLLAHL; from the coding sequence ATGAGCAAGAAGATACTGGTGGTCCTGACCAGCGTGGCCAAATACCCCAACCTGAACCGTGCCACCGGTCTGTGGCTGGGGGAGGCGGTGCATTTTGTGAAGAAGGTGCAAGCAGCCGGGTTCGAGGTGGATTACGTCAGTCCCAAGGGCGGCTACGTGCCGATCGATCCCCACAGCCTGGCCATGGCCGACGACACCGACTGGCAGTGGTACCAGGACAGCGCCTTCATGAGCCGCCTGGGCGCGACCTTGCAACCGTCGCAGGTCCAGGCCCGGGACTATGTGGCCATCTATTACGCCGGTGGTCATGGCGTGCTCTGGGATTTCCCCGACAACCCCGAGTTGCAGGCCCTGAGTCGCGATATCTATGAGCAGGGCGGTTACGTCAGTTCGGTCTGTCATGGCGCGGTGGGCTTGCTGAACATCAGGCTCAGCGATGGTTCGCTGTTGATCGCCGGCAAGCAGGTCACCGGGTTCTCCAATGAAGAGGAGAAGCTCGCCGAGCTGGACGCCTATGTGCCGTACCTGACCGAAACCGAACTGCTCAAGCGCGGCGCCCTGTACCAGAAGGCCGCCGAGCCCTGGGCGCCGTTTGCCGTGCAAGACCAGCGGGTGATCAGCGGACAGAACCCGGCCTCCGGTGGCCCCGTGGCGGACCTGCTGCTGGCGCACCTGTAG
- a CDS encoding DUF3313 domain-containing protein has product MKLALMIGTACLASLALAGCSSNLTQPDEYSGFLQDYSRLKEAKSPSGVEVMRWIDPKLDVSRYRAIYIEPTQFYPQPQATAKIPQGTLNAINQYYDQALRREAARSLPLAQGPGPGVVVVRAAITAVSSKTEGLKPYEVIPVALVAAAVSTATGIRDQQTTLGTEAVFLDGSSGKVIAQVVRKGTGKPLANDSQVMKADDVKNVIDGWAADFHQSFAKLKAR; this is encoded by the coding sequence ATGAAGCTTGCACTGATGATTGGCACGGCGTGCCTGGCCTCCCTGGCTCTGGCCGGCTGCTCCAGCAACCTGACTCAGCCCGACGAGTATTCCGGGTTTCTCCAGGATTACAGCCGCCTCAAGGAGGCCAAGTCGCCCTCCGGGGTGGAGGTGATGCGCTGGATCGATCCCAAGCTGGATGTCAGCCGGTACCGGGCGATCTATATCGAACCCACCCAGTTCTACCCTCAGCCCCAAGCCACGGCGAAGATTCCCCAGGGCACCCTCAATGCGATCAATCAGTACTACGACCAGGCCCTCAGGCGCGAGGCGGCACGCAGCCTGCCTCTGGCTCAGGGCCCCGGTCCGGGTGTGGTGGTGGTACGCGCGGCCATCACCGCGGTCAGCAGCAAGACCGAAGGCCTGAAGCCTTATGAAGTGATTCCCGTGGCGCTGGTGGCGGCGGCGGTGAGCACCGCCACCGGGATTCGCGACCAGCAGACCACCCTCGGCACCGAGGCGGTGTTTCTCGATGGCAGCAGCGGCAAGGTGATCGCCCAGGTGGTGCGCAAGGGCACCGGCAAGCCCCTGGCGAATGACAGCCAGGTGATGAAGGCCGATGACGTGAAAAACGTCATCGACGGCTGGGCCGCGGACTTCCATCAGTCGTTCGCCAAGCTCAAGGCGCGCTAG